From a single Miscanthus floridulus cultivar M001 chromosome 8, ASM1932011v1, whole genome shotgun sequence genomic region:
- the LOC136478210 gene encoding uncharacterized protein, with product MDTTERINDMSYWDCQSVQYTFLCMSYWDCQNVQLCQLKIKDLYMIATDKKGLPMITDRDISYMFVNETTSEVDLQMLSCGLITTSWSALMDLNCCLMRTEAMLPHLC from the exons ATGGACACAACAGAAAGGATAAACGATATGTCATATTGGGACTGCCAAAGTGTTCA GTACACATTTCTGTGTATGTCATATTGGGACTGCCAAAATGTTCA GTTATGTCAACTCAAGATAAAAGATCTTTACATGATCGCTACGGACAAGAAGGGATTACCAATGATTACAGACAGAGATATCTCCTATATGTTTGTCAATGAAACAACCTCAGAGGTAGATCTTCAGATGCTCTCTTGTGGTCTAATTACTACATCTTGGTCAGCATTGATGGATCTTAACTGCTGCTTAATGAGGACAGAG GCTATGCTGCCGCATCTTTGTTGA